The following are encoded together in the Lathyrus oleraceus cultivar Zhongwan6 chromosome 3, CAAS_Psat_ZW6_1.0, whole genome shotgun sequence genome:
- the LOC127132549 gene encoding chitinase 10, which yields MSFSFLSLLLFSSTLFLFLRVESWYSPTISSLISKNLFDSIFLHKDDTACPAKSFYPYQSFIEASKSFPQFGTTGCLATRKREIAAFLAQISHETTGGWSTAPDGPFSWGLCFKEEISPQSIYCDSTDKDWPCFEGKSYKGRGPIQLSWNFNYGPAGKALGFDGLRNPEIVSNNSVIAFKTALWFWMTERKPTPSCHNVMVGKYVATEADIAANRTAGYGLVTNIINGGLECGIPGDARVNDRIGFFQRYSKLFNVDVGPNLDCAYQKSL from the exons ATGTCATTTTCCTTTCTCTCCCTCTTATTGTTTTCTTCAACTCTCTTTCTCTTTCTGAGAGTTGAATCATGGTACTCCCCTACAATCTCATCTCTAATAAGTAAAAACCTTTTTGATTCAATTTTCCTACACAAGGATGACACTGCATGTCCTGCAAAAAGCTTCTACCCTTACCAATCCTTCATTGAAGCTTCCAAATCTTTTCCACAATTCGGTACTACTGGTTGTTTAGCCACAAGAAAACGTGAGATAGCTGCTTTTCTTGCACAGATTTCTCATGAAACTACTGGTGGATGGTCCACTGCACCTGATGGCCCATTCTCTTGGGGATTATGCTTCAAAGAAGAAATTAGTCCTCAGAGTATTTACTGTGATTCTACTGATAAAGATTGGCCTTGTTTTGAAGGCAAAAGCTATAAAGGAAGAGGTCCCATACAACTTTCTTG GAATTTCAACTATGGACCAGCAGGGAAAGCATTGGGATTTGATGGGCTGAGAAATCCAGAAATTGTATCAAACAATTCAGTGATTGCATTCAAAACTGCTCTATGGTTTTGGATGACAGAAAGAAAACCAACACCTTCATGCCACAATGTCATGGTTGGAAAATATGTAGCAACAGAAGCTGACATAGCTGCTAATAGAACAGCTGGTTATGGTTTGGTCACAAACATAATCAATGGTGGATTGGAATGTGGAATTCCTGGTGATGCAAGAGTCAACGATCGAATTGGATTTTTTCAAAGATATTCTAAGTTGTTTAATGTAGATGTTGGACCTAACTTGGATTGTGCATATCAGAAATCCTTATAA